One Vigna unguiculata cultivar IT97K-499-35 chromosome 7, ASM411807v1, whole genome shotgun sequence genomic region harbors:
- the LOC114191940 gene encoding protein disulfide isomerase pTAC5, chloroplastic isoform X3 encodes MPTLLSVTATPTFTLTLTKTLISLPKPYSISYKFNSLVSHCSLSDREEQRWLREEQRWLRDEQRWLREEQRWARERDQLLREISDLKLQIQEMERRLSTREVSTPASVSDAVANVTLLLQVLKDKNMVLESGSSIRKMEDVIRHTHKNGEEQGKRTSNIEEKQIEEEKRFEEVIEREKEVVVVEESVTVEKMSLLRKGSEGEEVRQMQEALLNLGFYSGEEDMGYSSFSSGTERAVKTWQAALGVPEDGIMTAELLERLYLEIRKKDAGSMTEDKQSTSVLPKEGENGAAVPSVTDISEVQQNVVKSDKGTEVPERGVFLLGENRWEEPSRLIASEGVDRSKNKNATTKCLQCRGEGRLLCTGFLRGLSKHGLSTI; translated from the exons ATGCCAACTCTTCTCTCTGTCACTGCAACTCCCACTTTCACCCTCACTCTCAccaaaaccctaatttctcTTCCCAAACCCTACTCCATCTCCTATAAATTCAATTCCCTAGTCTCCCACTGCTCCCTCTCCGACCGCGAGGAGCAGCGTTGGCTCCGCGAAGAGCAACGATGGCTCCGCGACGAACAGCGTTGGCTCCGCGAGGAGCAGCGCTGGGCTCGCGAACGCGATCAACTCCTCCGCGAGATCTCCGACCTCAAGCTCCAAATCCAGGAGATGGAGCGTCGCCTATCCACGCGGGAAGTGTCCACTCCGGCTTCCGTCTCCGACGCCGTCGCGAATGTCACGTTGCTCTTGCAGGTGCTGAAGGACAAGAATATGGTTCTCGAGAGCGGTTCGAGTATTCGGAAGATGGAGGATGTTATAAGACACACTCACAAAAACGGAGAAGAACAGGGAAAGAGAACAAGTAACATTG AGGAGAAGCAAATTGAAGAGGAGAAGCGATTTGAAGAGGTCATAGAAAGGGAGAAGGAGGTTGTGGTGGTTGAGGAGTCTGTTACAGTTGAAAAGATGAGCCTTTTGCGGAAAGGTTCTGAAGGAGAAGAGGTTCGACAAATGCAG GAAGCGTTGCTGAACTTGGGGTTTTACTCGGGCGAGGAAGACATGGGTTACTCAAGCTTCTCAAGTGGAACAGAGCGTGCAGTGAAGACTTGGCAA GCTGCATTAGGTGTCCCTGAGGATGGTATTATGACTGCTGAACTTCTTGAAAGGCTTTATTTGGAGATAAGGAAAAAGGATGCAGGCAGCATGACTGAAGATAAACAATCTACTTCTGTTTTACCAAAG GAAGGTGAAAATGGAGCTGCAGTTCCTTCAGTGACAGATATTTCAGAGGTTCAGCAAAATGTTGTGAAAAGTGATAAGGGAACAGAAGTCCCCGAGCGAGGAGTTTTTCTCCTTGGAGAGAATCGGTGGGAAGAGCCATCAAGACTTATTGCAAGTGAGGGAGTTGATAGGAGCAAAAACAAGAATGCAACGACAAAATGCCTTCAATGTCGTGGGGAAGGTCGCTTGTTGTGTACAG GATTTCTTCGTGGACTTTCCAAACATGGTCTATCCACCATTTAG
- the LOC114191940 gene encoding protein disulfide isomerase pTAC5, chloroplastic isoform X2 has translation MPTLLSVTATPTFTLTLTKTLISLPKPYSISYKFNSLVSHCSLSDREEQRWLREEQRWLRDEQRWLREEQRWARERDQLLREISDLKLQIQEMERRLSTREVSTPASVSDAVANVTLLLQVLKDKNMVLESGSSIRKMEDVIRHTHKNGEEQGKRTSNIEEKQIEEEKRFEEVIEREKEVVVVEESVTVEKMSLLRKGSEGEEVRQMQEALLNLGFYSGEEDMGYSSFSSGTERAVKTWQAALGVPEDGIMTAELLERLYLEIRKKDAGSMTEDKQSTSVLPKEGENGAAVPSVTDISEVQQNVVKSDKGTEVPERGVFLLGENRWEEPSRLIASEGVDRSKNKNATTKCLQCRGEGRLLCTGITIVIAVIMIAGMAQ, from the exons ATGCCAACTCTTCTCTCTGTCACTGCAACTCCCACTTTCACCCTCACTCTCAccaaaaccctaatttctcTTCCCAAACCCTACTCCATCTCCTATAAATTCAATTCCCTAGTCTCCCACTGCTCCCTCTCCGACCGCGAGGAGCAGCGTTGGCTCCGCGAAGAGCAACGATGGCTCCGCGACGAACAGCGTTGGCTCCGCGAGGAGCAGCGCTGGGCTCGCGAACGCGATCAACTCCTCCGCGAGATCTCCGACCTCAAGCTCCAAATCCAGGAGATGGAGCGTCGCCTATCCACGCGGGAAGTGTCCACTCCGGCTTCCGTCTCCGACGCCGTCGCGAATGTCACGTTGCTCTTGCAGGTGCTGAAGGACAAGAATATGGTTCTCGAGAGCGGTTCGAGTATTCGGAAGATGGAGGATGTTATAAGACACACTCACAAAAACGGAGAAGAACAGGGAAAGAGAACAAGTAACATTG AGGAGAAGCAAATTGAAGAGGAGAAGCGATTTGAAGAGGTCATAGAAAGGGAGAAGGAGGTTGTGGTGGTTGAGGAGTCTGTTACAGTTGAAAAGATGAGCCTTTTGCGGAAAGGTTCTGAAGGAGAAGAGGTTCGACAAATGCAG GAAGCGTTGCTGAACTTGGGGTTTTACTCGGGCGAGGAAGACATGGGTTACTCAAGCTTCTCAAGTGGAACAGAGCGTGCAGTGAAGACTTGGCAA GCTGCATTAGGTGTCCCTGAGGATGGTATTATGACTGCTGAACTTCTTGAAAGGCTTTATTTGGAGATAAGGAAAAAGGATGCAGGCAGCATGACTGAAGATAAACAATCTACTTCTGTTTTACCAAAG GAAGGTGAAAATGGAGCTGCAGTTCCTTCAGTGACAGATATTTCAGAGGTTCAGCAAAATGTTGTGAAAAGTGATAAGGGAACAGAAGTCCCCGAGCGAGGAGTTTTTCTCCTTGGAGAGAATCGGTGGGAAGAGCCATCAAGACTTATTGCAAGTGAGGGAGTTGATAGGAGCAAAAACAAGAATGCAACGACAAAATGCCTTCAATGTCGTGGGGAAGGTCGCTTGTTGTGTACAG GAATTACAATTGTGATAGCAGTAATCATGATAGCAGGCATGGCCCAATAG
- the LOC114191940 gene encoding protein disulfide isomerase pTAC5, chloroplastic isoform X1 → MPTLLSVTATPTFTLTLTKTLISLPKPYSISYKFNSLVSHCSLSDREEQRWLREEQRWLRDEQRWLREEQRWARERDQLLREISDLKLQIQEMERRLSTREVSTPASVSDAVANVTLLLQVLKDKNMVLESGSSIRKMEDVIRHTHKNGEEQGKRTSNIEEKQIEEEKRFEEVIEREKEVVVVEESVTVEKMSLLRKGSEGEEVRQMQEALLNLGFYSGEEDMGYSSFSSGTERAVKTWQAALGVPEDGIMTAELLERLYLEIRKKDAGSMTEDKQSTSVLPKEGENGAAVPSVTDISEVQQNVVKSDKGTEVPERGVFLLGENRWEEPSRLIASEGVDRSKNKNATTKCLQCRGEGRLLCTECDGSGEPNIEPQFLEWVDEGTKCPYCDGRGYTICDLCGGKAMV, encoded by the exons ATGCCAACTCTTCTCTCTGTCACTGCAACTCCCACTTTCACCCTCACTCTCAccaaaaccctaatttctcTTCCCAAACCCTACTCCATCTCCTATAAATTCAATTCCCTAGTCTCCCACTGCTCCCTCTCCGACCGCGAGGAGCAGCGTTGGCTCCGCGAAGAGCAACGATGGCTCCGCGACGAACAGCGTTGGCTCCGCGAGGAGCAGCGCTGGGCTCGCGAACGCGATCAACTCCTCCGCGAGATCTCCGACCTCAAGCTCCAAATCCAGGAGATGGAGCGTCGCCTATCCACGCGGGAAGTGTCCACTCCGGCTTCCGTCTCCGACGCCGTCGCGAATGTCACGTTGCTCTTGCAGGTGCTGAAGGACAAGAATATGGTTCTCGAGAGCGGTTCGAGTATTCGGAAGATGGAGGATGTTATAAGACACACTCACAAAAACGGAGAAGAACAGGGAAAGAGAACAAGTAACATTG AGGAGAAGCAAATTGAAGAGGAGAAGCGATTTGAAGAGGTCATAGAAAGGGAGAAGGAGGTTGTGGTGGTTGAGGAGTCTGTTACAGTTGAAAAGATGAGCCTTTTGCGGAAAGGTTCTGAAGGAGAAGAGGTTCGACAAATGCAG GAAGCGTTGCTGAACTTGGGGTTTTACTCGGGCGAGGAAGACATGGGTTACTCAAGCTTCTCAAGTGGAACAGAGCGTGCAGTGAAGACTTGGCAA GCTGCATTAGGTGTCCCTGAGGATGGTATTATGACTGCTGAACTTCTTGAAAGGCTTTATTTGGAGATAAGGAAAAAGGATGCAGGCAGCATGACTGAAGATAAACAATCTACTTCTGTTTTACCAAAG GAAGGTGAAAATGGAGCTGCAGTTCCTTCAGTGACAGATATTTCAGAGGTTCAGCAAAATGTTGTGAAAAGTGATAAGGGAACAGAAGTCCCCGAGCGAGGAGTTTTTCTCCTTGGAGAGAATCGGTGGGAAGAGCCATCAAGACTTATTGCAAGTGAGGGAGTTGATAGGAGCAAAAACAAGAATGCAACGACAAAATGCCTTCAATGTCGTGGGGAAGGTCGCTTGTTGTGTACAG AGTGTGATGGATCTGGCGAGCCAAATATTGAACCTCAA TTTTTGGAATGGGTGGATGAGGGCACAAAATGCCCATATTGTGATGGTCGAGGGTATACCATATGTGATTTATGTGGAGGGAAAGCTATGGTATAG
- the LOC114191939 gene encoding pre-mRNA-processing factor 17 isoform X1, translated as MDLLHQYSDDQNDDEPDSPSQNPSSPPRLLPGRSGAPMVDDTMLALTVSSSASALSRPIDPTQHLVGFNPSYDQLWAPIQGPAHPYAKDGIAQGMRNHKLGFVEDAAIEPFLFDEQYNTFHKFGYAADPSANNYVGDLDALRSNNAVSVYNIPRHQQKRRKTEAKDKKISDENDEEDREEDDGQEEIENPATEAWLLKNKKSPWAGKKEGLQGELTEEQKKYAEEYAKKKGEEKSGFGGEKAEVVKDKSTFHGKEERDYQGRSWIAPPKDAKASNDHCYIPKRLVHTWSGHTKGVSAIRFFPKYGHLILSASMDTKVKIWDVFNSGKCMRTYMGHSKAVRDICFSNDGTKFLSAGYDKNIKYWDTETGQVISTFATGKIPYVVKLNPDEDKQNVLLAGMSDKKIVQWDMNTGQITQEYDQHLGAVNTITFVDNNRRFVTSSDDKSLRVWEFGIPVVIKYISEPHMHSMPSISLHPNANWLAAQSLDNQILIYSTREKFQLNKKKRFAGHIVAGYACQVNFSPDGRFVMSGDGEGKCWFWDWKSCKVFRTLKCHEGVCIGCEWHPLEQSKVATCGWDGMIKYWD; from the exons ATGGATCTTCTTCACCAATACTCAGATGACCAAAACGACGACGAACCAGACTCCCCATCCCAAAACCCTAGCTCTCCGCCGCGGCTCCTCCCGGGCCGTTCCGGGGCGCCCATGGTGGACGACACCATGCTGGCCCTCACTGTCTCCTCATCCGCCTCGGCCCTCTCCAGGCCCATCGACCCGACTCAGCACCTGGTGGGCTTCAACCCCTCCTACGACCAGCTCTGGGCCCCCATCCAGGGCCCAGCCCATCCTTACGCGAAGGACGGCATCGCCCAGGGCATGCGCAACCACAAGCTTGGCTTCGTGGAGGACGCCGCCATCGAGCCCTTTCTCTTCGACGAGCAGTACAACACCTTCCACAAGTTCGGCTACGCCGCCGACCCCTCCGCCAACAACTACGTCGGCGACCTCGACGCACTCCGCTCCAACAACGCCGTCTCCGTCTACAACATCCCCCGCCACCAGCAGAAGAGGCGCAAAACCGAGGCGAAGGACAAGAAAATATCGGACGAAAACGATGAAGAGGACCGCGAGGAGGATGATGGACAAGAGGAGATCGAAAACCCAGCCACCGAGGCGTGGCTGCTGAAGAACAAGAAGAGCCCCTGGGCGGGGAAGAAGGAAGGATTGCAGGGAGAGTTGACGGAGGAACAGAAGAAGTACGCGGAGGAGTATGCGAAGAAGAAAGGGGAAGAGAAGAGTGGGTTTGGAGGGGAAAAAGCTGAGGTTGTTAAAGATAAGAGTACCTTTCATGGGAAAGAGGAGAGGGATTACCAGGGTAGGTCTTGGATTGCGCCTCCTAAGGATGCTAAGGCTAGTAATGATCACTGCTATATTCCTAAGAGGTTGGTTCATACTTGGAGTGGACACACCAAAGGGGTTTCCGCTATTCGGTTTTTCCCTAAGTATGGCCATTTGATTCTCTCTGCCAGCATGGATACCAAGGTTAAGATTTGGGATGTTTTCAACTCTGGCAAGTGTATGAGGACTTACATGGGACATTCAAAAGCTGTTAGGGATATTTGTTTCAGCAATGATGGGACCAAGTTTTTGAGTGCTGGCTATGACAAGAATATCAAGTATTGGGACACTGAGACGGGGCAGGTGATATCCACTTTCGCCACAGGGAAAATTCCCTATGTCGTGAAGCTTAATCCGGATGAGGACAAGCAGAATGTTTTGTTGGCTGGAATGAGTGATAAGAAGATTGTTCAGTGGGATATGAATACCGGACAGATAACCCAGGAGTATGATCAGCATCTGGGGGCTGTGAATACCATCACCTTTGTTGATAACAACAGGAGATTTGTTACTTCTAGTGATGACAAGTCGCTCAGGGTCTGGGAATTTGGTATTCCTGTGGTGATAAAGTATATTAGTGAGCCCCACATGCACTCCATGCCTTCCATTTCGCTTCACCCGAATGCTAATTGGCTTGCCGCACAGAGCTTGGATAACCAAATACTTATTTATAGCACAAGGGAGAAGTTCCAACTTAACAAGAAGAAGAGGTTTGCAGGACATATTGTGGCGGGATATGCCTGTCAGGTCAATTTTTCTCCGGATGGGCGATTTGTCATGTCAGGGGATGGTGAGGGGAAGTGTTGGTTCTGGGACTGGAAGAGCTGCAAGGTCTTCAGAACTCTAAAGTGTCATGAAGGGGTTTGCATCGGTTGTGAGTGGCATCCCTTGGAACAGAGCAAAGTAGCAACGTGTGGCTGGGATGGGATGATAAAATACTG GGACTAG
- the LOC114191568 gene encoding uncharacterized protein LOC114191568, producing the protein MAGELETLEELVVKEGSLVMNGKDLKVGSDLCIEDGVCTGEGVVELDDDVGSDGLNKEGNGVNPTAGEGVGVLGEGSQVVGSLEEKSENETAELGGNHTNLKVLDEQKDIDDREVNESVEKEAINDVKDESEDRQSIKENAGISEQVDSHEEQEIEDENFDDAERHKRTGRKVRKVFSVSNKKSSGVIFQASYQLPTENVGEFSVYDLVWGKVRSHPWWPGQIFDPSDSSVEALKHLKKDRYLVAYFGDRTFAWNDSSQLKPFRTHFSNMVKQCSSDAFQNAVDSALEEATRRAEYGLACSCIPEDTLDKIKLQTVENTGIQQELSFIRRVDESLNVDSFSPQNLLEYLKTLSEFPTGGFDRLELLIAKAQLLAFYRLKGYSCLPELQYCGVLDNDTNALVKDAEKSLSEIKKDVHTGAGKMKTSNISSHKRKHNLKDNTYQEKKKRSLSESAGGTSDSTHGDYQSGDATDNLIYPASSKKKKTIDHSGGISGMKDRRKTVSLAKVSNSTKQSFKIGERILRVANQLTGPPSMLKCSQDRSQREDGCTEGFSRNGTDIFSSSEKTQKSSLIVPVEYSSLDDLLHLLQWVAHEPLGDYSSLNVIVSFFTDFRNSIIVANDSGKEISPADKAGSKRKKQPLAEKSETGIQIRSEKQQSQKSSRRDYQHAPAEPEKPIIVYTRRSYPRKQLSENNHLEVPEKPSGCVDENENSEAELILNFAEMDSVPSEMKLNKIFGQFGPLNESETEVDRGNSRARVVFKKCADAESAFSSAENFNIFGSVLVNYKLNYTPSTLFKPASFTTTVDQDQDMHIDLSNSEHNTV; encoded by the coding sequence ATGGCTGGTGAACTAGAAACCCTAGAAGAACTTGTAGTAAAGGAGGGATCTTTAGTTATGAATGGAAAGGATCTCAAAGTGGGTTCTGATTTATGCATAGAAGATGGTGTTTGCACTGGTGAGGGTGTTGTTGAGCTTGATGATGATGTGGGTTCTGATGGCTTAAATAAGGAGGGTAATGGTGTGAATCCTACCGCAGGAGAAGGTGTTGGGGTTCTTGGTGAGGGTTCTCAAGTTGTGGGGTCCTTAGAAGAAAAGAGTGAGAACGAAACTGCCGAATTAGGTGGAAATCATACCAACTTGAAAGTATTAGATGAGCAGAAGGACATTGATGACAGGGAGGTAAATGAATCAGTGGAGAAAGAAGCAATCAATGATGTTAAGGATGAGTCAGAAGACAGACAAAGCATTAAAGAGAATGCTGGCATTTCAGAGCAAGTTGATTCACATGAAGAGCAGGAAATTGAAGATGAAAACTTTGACGATGCTGAACGGCATAAAAGAACGGGTAGAAAAGTCAGAAAGGTATTTTCTGTGTCAAATAAGAAGAGCTCAGGAGTCATTTTTCAGGCAAGTTATCAGCTGCCAACTGAAAATGTAGGTGAGTTTTCTGTGTATGATTTGGTGTGGGGCAAGGTGAGAAGCCATCCATGGTGGCCGGGGCAGATATTTGATCCCTCCGATTCATCTGTGGAGGCTCTGAAGCATTTAAAAAAGGATCGCTATTTGGTTGCTTATTTTGGGGATAGAACATTTGCCTGGAATGATTCGTCTCAGCTTAAGCCCTTTAGGACTCATTTCTCTAATATGGTAAAGCAGTGCAGTTCAGATGCATTTCAGAATGCTGTAGATAGTGCTTTGGAAGAAGCCACAAGACGTGCAGAATATGGGTTAGCATGTTCCTGCATACCTGAAGATACTCTCGACAAGATTAAACTCCAGACTGTTGAAAACACTGGTATTCAACAAGAACTAAGTTTCATACGCAGAGTGGATGAATCTTTAAATGTTGACTCCTTTTCACCTCAGAACCTTTTGGAATACTTGAAAACTCTGTCGGAGTTTCCAACTGGTGGCTTTGATCGATTGGAGCTCTTAATTGCTAAGGCTCAGTTGCTTGCTTTCTACCGTTTAAAGGGTTACTCTTGCTTGCCTGAGTTACAATATTGTGGAGTTTTGGATAATGACACCAATGCATTAGTTAAGGATGCTGAAAAAAGTTTGagtgaaattaaaaaagatgtTCACACTGGTGCTGGAAAAATGAAAACATCAAACATCTCCAGTCACAAACGCAAGCATAATTTGAAAGATAATACATatcaagaaaagaagaaaagaagctTGTCTGAATCAGCAGGTGGGACTTCAGATTCTACACACGGTGATTATCAGTCAGGTGATGCCACTGATAATCTGATTTATCCTGCCTCATCCAAGAAAAAGAAGACTATTGATCATTCGGGCGGTATTTCAGGGATGAAAGACCGGAGAAAAACAGTTTCCCTTGCCAAAGTTTCTAATTCCACAAAGCAATCATTTAAAATTGGTGAACGTATTCTAAGGGTTGCTAATCAACTTACTGGACCACCCTCTATGTTGAAATGTTCTCAAGACAGGTCTCAAAGGGAAGATGGTTGTACTGAAGGTTTTTCAAGAAATGGAACTGATATCTTCTCTAGTTCTGAGAAGACTCAGAAGTCAAGCTTGATTGTTCCAGTGGAATATTCATCTCTAGATGATTTGCTACATTTACTTCAGTGGGTGGCACATGAACCCCTGGGAGATTATAGTTCCTTGAATGTTATAGTGAGCTTCTTCACTGATTTCAGGAATTCAATAATTGTGGCCAATGATTCTGGAAAAGAAATTTCACCTGCAGATAAAGCTGGTAGTAAAAGGAAGAAACAACCTCTAGCAGAGAAATCTGAGACAGGCATCCAGATTCGTTCTGAAAAACAGCAGTCACAGAAAAGCAGCAGAAGAGACTACCAACATGCCCCCGCTGAGCCAGAAAAGCCTATTATAGTTTACACTCGTAGGTCCTATCCCAGGAAACAATTGTCTGAAAACAATCATCTTGAGGTTCCTGAAAAGCCTTCCGGTTGTGTAGATGAGAATGAGAATTCCGAAGCTGAACTTATTTTGAACTTTGCTGAGATGGATTCTGTTCCCTCAGAAATGAAACTGAATAAGATTTTTGGGCAATTTGGACCTCTAAATGAATCTGAGACAGAAGTTGACAGAGGGAATAGCCGGGCTAGAGTGGTTTTTAAGAAGTGTGCCGATGCAGAGAGTGCTTTCAGTAGTGCTGAAAATTTCAACATATTTGGATCAGTTCTCGTAAATTACAAGCTTAACTATACTCCAAGTACATTATTCAAACCTGCATCTTTTACCACAACGGTGGACCAGGACCAAGATATGCATATTGATCTCTCCAATTCTGAACATAATACAGTCTAA
- the LOC114191939 gene encoding pre-mRNA-processing factor 17 isoform X2, producing MDLLHQYSDDQNDDEPDSPSQNPSSPPRLLPGRSGAPMVDDTMLALTVSSSASALSRPIDPTQHLVGFNPSYDQLWAPIQGPAHPYAKDGIAQGMRNHKLGFVEDAAIEPFLFDEQYNTFHKFGYAADPSANNYVGDLDALRSNNAVSVYNIPRHQQKRRKTEAKDKKISDENDEEDREEDDGQEEIENPATEAWLLKNKKSPWAGKKEGLQGELTEEQKKYAEEYAKKKGEEKSGFGGEKAEVVKDKSTFHGKEERDYQGRSWIAPPKDAKASNDHCYIPKRLVHTWSGHTKGVSAIRFFPKYGHLILSASMDTKVKIWDVFNSGKCMRTYMGHSKAVRDICFSNDGTKFLSAGYDKNIKYWDTETGQVISTFATGKIPYVVKLNPDEDKQNVLLAGMSDKKIVQWDMNTGQITQEYDQHLGAVNTITFVDNNRRFVTSSDDKSLRVWEFGIPVVIKYISEPHMHSMPSISLHPNANWLAAQSLDNQILIYSTREKFQLNKKKRFAGHIVAGYACQVNFSPDGRFVMSGDGEGKCWFWDWKSCKVFRTLKCHEGVCIGCEWHPLEQSKVATCGWDGMIKYW from the coding sequence ATGGATCTTCTTCACCAATACTCAGATGACCAAAACGACGACGAACCAGACTCCCCATCCCAAAACCCTAGCTCTCCGCCGCGGCTCCTCCCGGGCCGTTCCGGGGCGCCCATGGTGGACGACACCATGCTGGCCCTCACTGTCTCCTCATCCGCCTCGGCCCTCTCCAGGCCCATCGACCCGACTCAGCACCTGGTGGGCTTCAACCCCTCCTACGACCAGCTCTGGGCCCCCATCCAGGGCCCAGCCCATCCTTACGCGAAGGACGGCATCGCCCAGGGCATGCGCAACCACAAGCTTGGCTTCGTGGAGGACGCCGCCATCGAGCCCTTTCTCTTCGACGAGCAGTACAACACCTTCCACAAGTTCGGCTACGCCGCCGACCCCTCCGCCAACAACTACGTCGGCGACCTCGACGCACTCCGCTCCAACAACGCCGTCTCCGTCTACAACATCCCCCGCCACCAGCAGAAGAGGCGCAAAACCGAGGCGAAGGACAAGAAAATATCGGACGAAAACGATGAAGAGGACCGCGAGGAGGATGATGGACAAGAGGAGATCGAAAACCCAGCCACCGAGGCGTGGCTGCTGAAGAACAAGAAGAGCCCCTGGGCGGGGAAGAAGGAAGGATTGCAGGGAGAGTTGACGGAGGAACAGAAGAAGTACGCGGAGGAGTATGCGAAGAAGAAAGGGGAAGAGAAGAGTGGGTTTGGAGGGGAAAAAGCTGAGGTTGTTAAAGATAAGAGTACCTTTCATGGGAAAGAGGAGAGGGATTACCAGGGTAGGTCTTGGATTGCGCCTCCTAAGGATGCTAAGGCTAGTAATGATCACTGCTATATTCCTAAGAGGTTGGTTCATACTTGGAGTGGACACACCAAAGGGGTTTCCGCTATTCGGTTTTTCCCTAAGTATGGCCATTTGATTCTCTCTGCCAGCATGGATACCAAGGTTAAGATTTGGGATGTTTTCAACTCTGGCAAGTGTATGAGGACTTACATGGGACATTCAAAAGCTGTTAGGGATATTTGTTTCAGCAATGATGGGACCAAGTTTTTGAGTGCTGGCTATGACAAGAATATCAAGTATTGGGACACTGAGACGGGGCAGGTGATATCCACTTTCGCCACAGGGAAAATTCCCTATGTCGTGAAGCTTAATCCGGATGAGGACAAGCAGAATGTTTTGTTGGCTGGAATGAGTGATAAGAAGATTGTTCAGTGGGATATGAATACCGGACAGATAACCCAGGAGTATGATCAGCATCTGGGGGCTGTGAATACCATCACCTTTGTTGATAACAACAGGAGATTTGTTACTTCTAGTGATGACAAGTCGCTCAGGGTCTGGGAATTTGGTATTCCTGTGGTGATAAAGTATATTAGTGAGCCCCACATGCACTCCATGCCTTCCATTTCGCTTCACCCGAATGCTAATTGGCTTGCCGCACAGAGCTTGGATAACCAAATACTTATTTATAGCACAAGGGAGAAGTTCCAACTTAACAAGAAGAAGAGGTTTGCAGGACATATTGTGGCGGGATATGCCTGTCAGGTCAATTTTTCTCCGGATGGGCGATTTGTCATGTCAGGGGATGGTGAGGGGAAGTGTTGGTTCTGGGACTGGAAGAGCTGCAAGGTCTTCAGAACTCTAAAGTGTCATGAAGGGGTTTGCATCGGTTGTGAGTGGCATCCCTTGGAACAGAGCAAAGTAGCAACGTGTGGCTGGGATGGGATGATAAAATACTGGTAA